The DNA window CATAATCTGGCACCCGCGTCATTCGTCTCGATGACGGTGACGGCTTCCATGGCAAAATCCACGAAGTCCGGGTGCTCGTTGATATATTGCTCGAGATCGACGACGCCTTGCGCCCGCAGCTCTTCGAAGCGCTGTGCCAGCCGGCTTGTGTCCATCTCCGAGATCGCGATGGACGGAATCTCGTAGAACATTTTCTCGCGCTGGCTGGCGAGATCAAGCTCGCGAGAAACACGGATCCGCTCGGAGATATCGGTGAAGCCGATCAGCAAACTGCCGCGTCCAACCGTCCCGGGCAGGAAGGACACGGTGAAGAGCGCCTCGAATTCCCGCCCGCCCAGGCTGCGCATGCGGGTTTCGCAGATGAAATGCGACTGCCCGCTCACCGCTGCAATCACGGCGGCAGCGTAGTCCTTGTGACTTGCCTGAGGCCAATAATGTTCGAGCGAGATCGCCAGCAGGTCTCGCTTGGTACCGGGACCGAACAGTTCGACTGAACGCTCATTGATATCGACGACCCGCGTCGCCCGCATCATCTCACGCACAAGATCCGGATTGCGAGCAAGATGGCCGGCCAGATCGGCCTTGGCTTCATTGCCCAAACGGCCCAAAATTCGACCTACGCCTGAAAAATCGAGTTCCCAGAAAGCTGCCGCCACCGCGCTGAACAGGTTGCGATAGCGGTACTCACTGGCCGCGAGCTTGATTTCAGCTGGATGCTTGGAATCGAGGAGAGATGAGACTTCAACGATTTCTCCTGGCGCCACGCCGAGAGATTGTGAGGTCGCGCACTTGACCCGCACGGTCAAACCGGTGCCGTCGAAGGCAATACGATCGATCGTGCCCTCCCAAACTCCCTCGGTCTCAAGGGCCTCGGCTATGTCGTCGGGATAAGCGCCAAAAAGTTCAGCAAGGTGCTGGCCGTTTGCCTCGTGAGGTTGCCAGCCATAGAGGGTTGAGGCAGCCAGATTCCAACCCGAAATCCGACCGTCCCTCGACGCGATGACACTCTCGCTCATCAGGTCCCAAAGGCCTGTACTCTGCGTCAAGCTGCCTGCTTTCTCATCGACCGACGACCCTAATTTCAAGACCTATGCAGTGCGGCCGATCGATCCGATGACGCTTCCTCGCGCCGACGCCCCGCCCGCGAGTACCGCAAAATCTACCGATAGCAGCGCAGATCTAGTGGTCGTTTGCCTTAACGGCAAGGGCAAGGCTTGATCCCCAAGCCACCGAGCCAATGAGCATGCTCGCCGGGCCGCCAGGGCGCCTCCCGGTCACCGGCTAACCTACCATCCGAGGATGTCGAGCTTCATAACCAGATCAGCGACCGAGTTAGCCTTCAATTTGCGCCCCGCACTCGAACGGTGCATCTTCACCGTGATTTCGGTGATGCCGAGCTCATAGGCGATTTGTTTGTTGAGGAGGCCGCGCTTCACGCCCTTCAAAACGTCGGTCTCACGGGGCGTCAGCGCCTTGGCCAGAACGTGGACCTGTCGGGCCGCATGATGCCCCGCCCAGCGCTCGCGATCACGCTCCAGGGCCGACATCACGGCATCAAGGAGTTCCTGTTCACGGAAAGGCTTGGGCAGAAAATCCACGGCCCCGGCCTTCATGGCTCGGACTGACGTAGGGACGTCGGCGTAACCGGTCAAAAAGATGATCGGCAGCTTCACCCCCGTTTCAACGAGGCGAGCCTGGAGGTCCAGCCCACTGGATCCGGGCATGCGCAAATCGAGCACCATGCAACTCGGGCGGTCGGGCAGCCCATGGGCCAGCAGCGCCGCTGTCGATGGAAACGCAAGTGAATCCAGACCAACGGAGGTGAAGAGGTCGCTAAGCGCTTCACGAAGGTCATCATCATCATCGACGATGAGAACGAGCGGCTTGTCAGAGGGCGCGCTTTCCACAGGCGCCCCTCGACGATCCTTCGGCACGGCCGATCGCTGGCTTAGCATAGTCGGCCTCCAATCCGTCCTCGACGTCAGGACGTGCTGCCTGCATATGGATCAGCAGCCTGACAGTAAATCCACCAAATGCCCCTCCATACCATGGTATGGCCTCTCATGAGAGCCCTGGCCTGGCCTCCAGTTCTGCCCAAATGCCCTGGAACCGAGGACATAAGGGCAATTCGTCGGACACATTCAAGCAAGCCGCGAGCCAAAGCAGGGGCCGAACGGCGCTATCCCATACCATTGTGTGTGTGGCTGGCGATTAGCGCGCTCAGCATAACCCTGCAAAATTGCTGAAAGGCTTGCCATGCTCACTCATGCGACTGCGCCCACACTTCATATCGAAGCCAACGGCGTGAACTTTGCCTACCGACGCTTTGGTGCCCCGGGCACACTGCCGCTGGTCATGCTTCAGCATTTCACGGGCGGCCTCGATCACTGGGATCCCCTGATCACCGATGGCTTCGCGAAAGACCGCGAGGTCATCCTCGTGAATTACCCCGGCATCGGAGCATCGAGCGGCGAGACGCCCAAGACGATCGAACTGATGGCGCAGAGCATCGATGATTTCATCATGGCTCTCGGACTGGAGACCTTTGATCTCCTGGGCTTCTCGATCGGCGGGATGGTCGCGCAGGCCTATGCCAAGGAGCATTCGTCCAAGCTGCGGAAACTGATTCTCGTGGGGACCAGCCCGCGCGGTGGTGAGCCAACGCCCTTCCAGGAGGAGGTCGTCAAACGGGCGCGTGGGAACGCGGGCCTCGAGGAGCTCGCCTGGCTGTTCTTTGGCCACTCGGAAGCCGGCCGGGCTGCCGCTGGACGCTTTTGGGAGCGCCGCCACAGCCGAACCCTGGAGGTCGATCCCCCTTCACGGCAGGAATCCATCGTATCGCAGGCGATCGCCGGGCACGACTGGCTGGTGCCGCACGGTGAGCGCTTTGCGGATCTCAAGAAGATCTCGGTGCCCACCCTGGTGGTCAACGGCACTCTGGATGTCATGTTGCCGACCATCAACTCCTTCTACCTGCAGCAGAATATCCCGGATGCGCAGCTGATCATCTATCCCGACGCGGGCCATGCCCCGCATTTCCAGTTCCCTGGGCTGTTTCTGGCCCATGCCAACCTGTTCCTCGAAGGTTGAAGGGCCGGGGCGCCCCCTCGCCCATCAATCCACTCTGAACACGCCTGGGTCTCCCAAACGGGTCCCGGCCCCCTCAAAACTTACATCAAAGGAACGCTTGTCATGACGACCTCATCCAAGGGTACCGCGCTCATCACCGGTGCATCGGCGGGCATTGGTGCCGTCTATGCCGATCGCCTGGCGAAGCGAGGCTATGATCTCATCCTGGTCGCTCGCAACGCAGAGCGCCTCCACGACATCGCGACCGATCTCAGCGAGAAGACCGGGCGCCGCGTGGAAACGCTTACCGCCGATCTCATCACCAAAGAAGGCCGCACCTCCGTCGAGGAAATTCTGGCGAGCCGCGAGGATATCACGCTGCTGGTGAACAATGCCGGCTTCGGCGGCGTCGCCCCGCTCGTTTCGTCCGATCCCGATCTGATGGAGGACATGATCGCGGTCAATGTCACGGCTCTGACCCGTCTGACCTATGCTGCCGTGCCGGCGATGCTCGCCCGTGGCCATGGTGCCATCATCAACATCTCCTCGATCGTCGCGATCGGCCCCGAGATCCTCAACGGCGTCTACGGCGGCAGCAAGGCCTTCGTGCTGGCGTTCACCCAGTCGCTCCTGAGCGAGGTGGCGGACAAAGGCATTCGCGTCCAGACCGTTCTGCCGGGCGGTACGGCGACCGATTTCTGGTCCGTGGCGGGTTATGGCGAATATGCCGAAAGCCCCAAGGCGATGCCCGTCGATCTCCTGGTCGATTCCGCAATGGCGGGCTTCGATTTGGGCGAGACGGTCACCATCCCGCCGCTCCAGGATGGCGCTCTTTGGGATCGGTTCGATTCCGCACGGCGCGAGATTGCCGAAAACGTTGCCCATGCCCGACCGGCCGCGCGCTACGGCCTCACCGAGGCATAAACCAACGCATAGGTCGCCTTTCGCGATCGACCAGCGATGATGTAACGATGGATGATG is part of the Novosphingobium sp. genome and encodes:
- a CDS encoding ATP-binding protein, producing MSESVIASRDGRISGWNLAASTLYGWQPHEANGQHLAELFGAYPDDIAEALETEGVWEGTIDRIAFDGTGLTVRVKCATSQSLGVAPGEIVEVSSLLDSKHPAEIKLAASEYRYRNLFSAVAAAFWELDFSGVGRILGRLGNEAKADLAGHLARNPDLVREMMRATRVVDINERSVELFGPGTKRDLLAISLEHYWPQASHKDYAAAVIAAVSGQSHFICETRMRSLGGREFEALFTVSFLPGTVGRGSLLIGFTDISERIRVSRELDLASQREKMFYEIPSIAISEMDTSRLAQRFEELRAQGVVDLEQYINEHPDFVDFAMEAVTVIETNDAGARLCGAASREDLIGRSLKGMFEPGREAYRRGIQASWRGEAVFQSELRMRRLDGTFADTLFCRVVSLPYSRGRVLAAQLDITEQVQAREELERLQRQLTHASRISMLGELSASIAHEISQPITAIANNAVAAERIARQPAMAAKHLATLSQRVLRDAIRAGEIISRIRAMASNQKVELVDLEVTQVISDAHQLVARELRDHDILVNFAFDKDLPRIRGDRVQLQQVMVNLMMNAVQAMEGQAGQRALQISATAGGDTFSIVISDTGPGFPEGGEGASFRSFQSTKPNGLGLGLSICRSIIEGHGGQIGIANRENGGGARVTIDLPLPPSDGILSAHDAGIVG
- a CDS encoding response regulator, which encodes MESAPSDKPLVLIVDDDDDLREALSDLFTSVGLDSLAFPSTAALLAHGLPDRPSCMVLDLRMPGSSGLDLQARLVETGVKLPIIFLTGYADVPTSVRAMKAGAVDFLPKPFREQELLDAVMSALERDRERWAGHHAARQVHVLAKALTPRETDVLKGVKRGLLNKQIAYELGITEITVKMHRSSAGRKLKANSVADLVMKLDILGW
- a CDS encoding alpha/beta hydrolase yields the protein MLTHATAPTLHIEANGVNFAYRRFGAPGTLPLVMLQHFTGGLDHWDPLITDGFAKDREVILVNYPGIGASSGETPKTIELMAQSIDDFIMALGLETFDLLGFSIGGMVAQAYAKEHSSKLRKLILVGTSPRGGEPTPFQEEVVKRARGNAGLEELAWLFFGHSEAGRAAAGRFWERRHSRTLEVDPPSRQESIVSQAIAGHDWLVPHGERFADLKKISVPTLVVNGTLDVMLPTINSFYLQQNIPDAQLIIYPDAGHAPHFQFPGLFLAHANLFLEG
- a CDS encoding SDR family oxidoreductase, whose amino-acid sequence is MTTSSKGTALITGASAGIGAVYADRLAKRGYDLILVARNAERLHDIATDLSEKTGRRVETLTADLITKEGRTSVEEILASREDITLLVNNAGFGGVAPLVSSDPDLMEDMIAVNVTALTRLTYAAVPAMLARGHGAIINISSIVAIGPEILNGVYGGSKAFVLAFTQSLLSEVADKGIRVQTVLPGGTATDFWSVAGYGEYAESPKAMPVDLLVDSAMAGFDLGETVTIPPLQDGALWDRFDSARREIAENVAHARPAARYGLTEA